In Stomoxys calcitrans chromosome 2, idStoCalc2.1, whole genome shotgun sequence, the following proteins share a genomic window:
- the LOC106080530 gene encoding eukaryotic translation initiation factor 4 gamma 3 has translation MEDKGVVPSSASVCSNCSGSLNFDLQVIQRHLDCIINRMDDDRLYHKENLDAAVAEIRKEMSQRLKPRIIFGRKRYKKTNKNSPTSGNNQTSPTSGNNQTSQTAANSRNSLAAANNAKDATKSENSRNAPQKSIKAKKVKFLCDRPIVNADNQENRNAIAASAAGAANRTIENENKGQNDLKAKSNGLSDSPKDNTETSLAIPQEEQIKNTLNTLNTNNFDTALMTIDKLLEDSPHLSEKLPMWSFEIAINRPKEMTAVYLKFLKDLLQAKYQRALTVTLTKQLREEFETHVKNPHVIEDKMKPLIEELNACTDVVEHSKLQTKYEDQLYLLHQRGLAVVRFLGEMYKLQLLTRDRVFYCIESLLEVCSNEKLEYMCELLTCVGYLLDNESMTKPTSGRIEKVFDRIKEILQARGSNEENIHNISSPTYFMLQAIVDMRQRAWDQTTASSGAQNNASTSGLSSNNNQAQQQYRNGGKGFSKNRRRHQNWI, from the exons ATGGAGGACAAAGGTGTAGTACCATCATCAGCATCAGTATGCTCAAATTGTTCCGGATCGTTAAACTTTGATCTTCAAGTCATACAAAGACATTTGGATTGCATCATAAATAGAATGGATGATGACAGATTGTATCATAAGGAGAATTTGGATGCAGCTGTAGCAGAAATTCGAAAAGAAATGTCCCAGCGGCTTAAGCCAAGAATAATTTTTGGAAGAAAGCGTTACaagaaaaccaataaaaattcaCCAACATCTGGCAATAATCAGACTTCACCAACATCTGGCAACAATCAGACTTCACAAACAGCTGCAAATTCTAGAAATTCTTTGGCAGCTGCCAATAATGCAAAGGATGCTACAAAATCAGAAAATTCAAGAAATGCTCCCCAGAAAtctataaaagcaaaaaaagttaaattctTATGCGATCGTCCCATAGTCAACGCCGATAACCAAGAAAATCGAAATGCAATTGCCGCATCAGCTGCTGGTGCTGCCAATAGAACCATCGAAAATGAGAACAAAGGACAAAATGATTTAAAAGCCAAATCTAATGGTTTATCAGATTCACCTAAAGATAACACAGAGACAAGCTTGGCCATACCGCAGGAAGAA CAAATCAAAAATACATTAAATACTTTGAATACCAATAACTTTGATACGGCATTGATGACGATAGACAAATTGCTTGAGGATTCTCCACATCTATCAGAAAAA TTGCCAATGTGGAGTTTCGAAATTGCCATCAATAGGCCCAAAGAGATGACCGCAGtttatttgaaatttcttaAAGATTTATTGCAAGCCAAGTACCAAAGAGCATTAACTGTGACATTGACTAAACAATTGCGAGAGGAATTCGAAACGCATGTTAAAAACCCCCATGTCATTGAGGACAAGATGAAACCACTTATTGAAGAATTAAATGCTTGTACTGATGTCGTAGAACATTCCAAATTGCAGACAAAATATGAAGATCAGTTATATCTCCTTCACCAACGAGGTCTTGCTGTCGTAAGGTTTTTGGGTGAAATGTACAAACTGCAATTGTTGACGCGGGATCGTGTTTTTTACTGCATCGAATCTCTCTTAGAGGTTTGCAGCAATGAAAAATTGGAGTATATGTGTGAACTATTGACATGCGTTGGTTATTTGCTGGACAACGAATCGATGACGAAACCCACCTCTGGTCGCATAGAAAAAGTATTCGATAGGATTAAAGAAATATTGCAGGCTAGAGGATCTAATGAGGAAAATATACACAACATATCCAGTCCTACGTACTTTATGTTGCAAGCCATTGTTGATATGAGACAACGTGCTTGGGATCAAACTACGGCTTCGAGTGGTGCCCAAAATAATGCTTCCACTTCAGGCCTAAGTAGCAACAACAATCAAGCACAGCAACAATATCGAAATGGCGGTAaaggattttcaaaaaatcgacGCCgtcaccaaaattggatataa